CGAGCGGCCGCGGATCGGGCAGATCGGCGGTCGAGGTGGGCTGGTAGTCGAAGTACTCCTCATGCGCGATGCGCGCGAGCGAGCCCCGGCCGCGCGGGGGAGCGCCTGGGGCCCGACCGGAGACGGGGGCGGGCTGAGCGAGGGGAGACGCAGCAGCGCCGGACGAAGCAGCGGGGGACGAAGCGGCGATCACGGTCGGCTCCTTCCGAGGGGGAGGCCTCGTGGACGGGGTGTCGATGACGGTGGCCACGCGCGCACGGCGTTCGTGCACGCGGGTGTCGCGGCGGCCCCGCCCCCTCCCCGGACGGTAGACCGATTGGTGCACCCCAGCGGGGCAGCACCACTCAAGCAAAAGATTCCTCATTCGTAAAGAGGAATCCTCGAACTGTGGAGAACTCGGTCGGCGGCGTCGGGGGCCGTCGATACCGTCTCGGCATGCGCTGGGATCACCTCTTCGACGACCTCGCCGGCCAGCTCGAACATGAGCTGCAGGCGGAGCAGGCCGACCTGCGTCACGAGGAGGAGCGGCTGCGCCTCGGTCGCCTCCCGCTGCGCGAGCGGCTCGTGGCTTTGCGAGACGCGGAGGATCCCGCGATGCACAGCATCCGGTGCCGACTGCGGTCGGGGGCCGTGCTGCGCCTCCGCATCCGCACGGTCGGGCGCGACTGGCTCGCGGGCGACATCGAGGAACCCCCGGGTCGCGATCAGGCGATCGTCCCGTTCCTGGCGGTCGATGCGCTGCTCGTGACGCCCGCGCAGGCGGCGCGATCGCTCGAGCCCGTTGTTGAGCGCTCCGAGCTCGCCGCACGGCTCGGCATCGCCTTCCTGCTGCGCGATCTGTGCCGCCGACGCTCAATCGTCATGATCCGCACGCTCGCCGGCGACGTCACGGGCACGATCGACCGGGTCGGGCGCGATCATGTCGACCTGGCCGAGCACGATCGCGATGTGCCGCGCCGGTCGCAGCACGTTCAGCAGGTGCGGGTCATCCCGACCGACCAGATCCTCCTCGTTCGCCTCTGAGCGTTCTCCCGACGCGACCTGCTGCCGGGGCGGCATCCGCTCAGGCGCTGGGGCGGTGCGCTCGACGAGAACCGAACAGCTCGGTGACGTCGGCCTGCTGCGCTTCCTGCCACATGGCGAGCCGCCGAGCCTCGTCGTACTGCGTGGCGATGAACGACTCGAGGGCGCCCTGTTCGATGCGCCACTGTCCGAGCGATCCGAGTCGAAATGCGGGGAGCTCACCGGAGCGGATGAGCTCGAGAACCTCTGCGGCGGTGAGGCGAAGCACCTCGGCTACGTCGGTGAGGGTCAGCAGGTGACCCAGGGGGCTGCTCGCCGCATCCGTCATGCCTCGATTATCGACCGCCCAGGCGGTGTCGACCCCGGATGTGGATAACTGCTCCGGCAGATCCCGGGGAATCGTCAGGATCGGTCGCGTTCCGCTCCGCGAGACCTGGAGGAGACATGCACGACGCCTCGACCCCCACTGCGCCCGCCCCCGTGCGCGCTCGGCGGCGCCCGGACGCCCGGCTCCTCGTCGGCCTCGCGCTCGTGGCGGCGTCCATCGCCGCGGTCGTCGGCATCGTGACCGCGGCCGACGAGGGTGAGGATGTGCTGGCGGCGCCCCGCCTGCTCACGGCGGGCCAGGTGCTCACGATCGACGATCTCGAGGTGCGTCGGGTTGCCCTCGGCGTCGAGGGCCACGGCTACCTGCGTCCCGCCGACGTGCCCGAGGCCGGCATCGTCGTCACGCGCACCGTCGGTGCGGGCGAGCTCGTGCCGATCGCGGCCGTCGGCGATGTTCGCGGGCCGAGCGAGACCACGATCGTCGTCGCCCTGTCGACGGCGCTCGGCGCGACCGTGCGACCCGGGGACGCGCTCGACCTCTGGTCGGCACCCGCGCTCGAGGCCGGTCGGTTCGGGGCGCCCGTCGTCATCGCCCCGGGCACCCTGCTCGTGCGCACGGTGGCGGCCGAGGGGATCGTGGCGGGAACCGAGGCGGGTCGCGTGGAGCTGCTCGTTCCCCGGCGGGATGTGGCGCGCATCCTGCACGCCCTGGCGAACGGCGACGCGCTCTCGGCCGTTCCCGCGTCGCTCGCGATCGGGGGCTGAGGTGCTCGTCGCGATCGCCGTGCCGGGCATGGACGCGGATGCGGTGGAGCTCGCCGTGCTGCGTGCCGGGCACCGGGTCATCTGGCGTGCGCTGGATCAGGACGAAGTACTCGCGCAGCTCGCCCAGCGCGCACCCGACGCGATCTTGCTCGCCGACCATCCCGCGGTCGCCTCGGCCACGGTCGTCGGATCGTGCGACCTGCTCGGGGTGCGCAGCTGCCTCGTCGTCGGCGACGAGTCCCCGCTGTCGGTCGGCGCCCAGCGCCTCGGGCTGCACGACGTGCTGCACATGCGCGCAGACGGGTCGGTCGACGTGAGTCTGCTCGGCGAGCCGCCGCTCGGGCCGATGCCCGCGGGGCCGGAGCCGGCCTCGTCGACGTCGAACGCGTCGATGGCCCCGGATGCGTCGATGGCCCCGGACGCTGCGCCGGCGGGTGCCCGGACACCCAGTGCCCGGCCACCCAGCGCCCCGGCCCTCGATCCGCTCAGGTCGTTCGCAACTGCGATGCCGGCCGCGGCGACGTCGACCGATGCGTCACCACTGCCCGCTGCGTCACCACTGCCCGCTGCGTCACCTCTGACCGCTGCGTCGAGTCCGCGCGGTCCGCGCATCATCACGGTCTGGGGCCCCGCGGGCGCGCCGGGCCGCACGACGATCGCGATCGGACTCGCCGCCGAGCTCGCCGCGCGGGGTGAGGCCGTGTGCCTCATCGACGCCGACACCTATGGCGGCACGATCGCTCCCGCCCTCGGCCTGCTCGACGAGTCGCCCGGCTTCGCAGCGGCGTGCCGGCTCGCCGGGGCAGATGCCCTCACGGCGAGCGAGCTCGACCGCGTCGCGCAGTCGGCGACGGCGGCGGGCGGCATGCCCTTCTCGGTGCTCACCGGGATCGGGCGCCCGCACCGGTGGCCCGAGCTCTCGGCATCGCGCGTGACCACCGTGCTGGAGCACTGCCGGCGCTGGCGGTCGGTCGTGGTCGTCGACGCGGGTTTCAACCTCGAGAGCGATGAAGAGCTCAGCAGCGACCTCCTCGCGCCCCGACGCAACGCCGCGACGATCGCCGCGCTGCGCGCGGCCGACGAGGTCGTCGCGGTCGGTGCGGCCGACCCGCTCGGACTCGCGCGGTTGCTGCGCACGCACGCCGACCTGCTCGAGACGATCGAGACCGCGCACGTGCGCATCGCGGTCAACCGCGTGCGGGCATCCGTGCTCGGCATCGACCCGCACGGGCAGGTGCGGCAGACGCTCGAGCGGTTCGCCGGCATCCGCGACGCCGTACTGATCGATGACGATCGGGATGCGGCCGACGCCGCCGTGCTCACGGCCCGCCCGGCACCGGCAGCCGCGCCCCGGTCGGCGCTGGCCCGCGGCATCGCCGAACTCGCCGACGCGCTCGGGTACGCGCGCGGGCCGGCGACGGGCGCCGGCCCGCGCTGGGCTCGGCGACTCGTGGCCGGCCGCGCGGGCTGACACCGCACCGGCTGAGACCGCGCGGGCTGCACGGCACCGCGCAGCGACTAGCCTGGAGCCGTGTCGACGCTCTCAGATCTGGTGCACGAGCACGGCGATGCCGACGAGGTCGACATCGAGTGGCTGCACCTGCTGCTCGCCGAAGGGCAGCTGATCGCCGACCTCGCCTTCGCCGACATCGTGCTGTGGGTTCCCACGCGCACGGGCAGCTTCATCGCCGTCGGCCACGCGCGCCCCAGCAGCTCGGCCACCCTGTTCTACCGCGACTTCGTGGGGCAGGAGGTCAAGCCCGAGTGGCGGCGTCAGGTGACGCAGGCCGCCGAGACGGCACAGATCGTCGACTCGTCGGCGCCCGACTGGTACGAGGAGACGCCGACGCGCGTGCGGGCTGTTCCCGTCATGCGGCGACCGGGGCGCGGCGGCAAGGGCGTGAGCGAGCATCCCATCGCCATCATCACGCGGCACACCAACCTCAGCGAGGCGCGCATGCCGAGCCGGCAAGAGCTCACCTTCAACGAGTGCGCCAACGACCTGTTCGCCATGATCGCCGCCGGCGACTTCCCCGACCTCGCCGCGCCGAGCGGTCCGCGCCGCGGCGCCCCGCGCGCGAGCGACGGCCTCATCCGGCTCGACCTCGACGGCATCGTCACCTTTGCGAGCCCCAACGGCCTGAGCGCTTTCAACCGCATGGGCTTCGCAGGCGAGCTCGAAGGGCAATCGCTCGCCACGGTCACCACGAGCCTGCTCACCGGGCGCCCGCAGCAGGTCGACGAATCGCTGCCGCTCGTCGTCACCGGCCGCGCGCCGTGGCGCACCGACATCGAGTCGCGCGGGGTCACCGTGACGCTGCGCACGATCCCGCTGCTGCGCGACGGCCGGCGCATCGGCGCCATCATCCTCGTGCGCGACGTCACCGAGGTGCGGCACCAGGAGCGCGAGCTCATCACGAAAGACGCGACGATCCGCGAGATTCACCACCGGGTGAAGAACAACCTGCAGACGGTCGCGTCGCTGCTGCGCATCCAGGCTCGTCGATCGCACGCCGACGCGACACGGGATGCTCTGACGCAAGCCATGCGCCGCGTGGCCGCGATCGCCGTCGTGCACGACACCCTCAGCGAAGGCCTCAACCAGAACGTCGACTTCGACGTGGTGTTCTCGCGCGTGCTCATGCTCATCGCCGAAGTGGCGTCGAGCCACAACACGGTCGTGCGGCCGACGTCGACCGGCAGCTTCGGCATCCTGCCGAGCGAGTACGCCACGCCGCTCGCGCTCGCACTCACCGAGCTCGTCACCAACGCGGTCGAGCACGGCCTGGAGGGCCGGCCCGACGGCGAGGTCGAGATCATCGCCTCGCGCACGGAGACCGCGCTCTCGGTGAAGGTGCGCGACAACGGCGGCGGCATGCCCGAAGGCAAAGTGGGCTCGGGTCTCGGCACTCAGATCGTGCGCACCCTCATTCAGGGCGAGCTCGGCGGCACGATCGACTGGCACACGCTCGAGGGCGAGGGCACCGAAGTGACGATCGACGTGCCGCTGCACTACCTCAAGCGCCGCGCATGACGACGCCCCGGCGTCGCATCACAGCGGATGCAGCGCCGGGGCGTGCTGTCGAGTGGAGCGCTAGGAGGCGCGGCGGGCGCGGGCGGCGCGGCGCTTCAGGGCGCGGCGCTCGTCTTCGCTGAGGCCGCCCCAGACGCCCGAGTCCTGGTTCGTCTCGAGGGCGTACTGCAGGCAGGTCTCGGTCACCGAGCAGCGGCCGCAGACAGCCTTCGCTTTCTCGATCTGGTCGACCGCGGGGCCGGTGTTGCCGACCGGGAAGAACAGCTCGGGGTCAGCGGTGAGGCAGGCTGCTTTGTCGCGCCAATCCATGGGGAAGTGCTCCTTTGTGTGGGTCAGGTAGCACGCGCCGAAGGTTGACAGACGCGCTACATCGTCGGTGCTCGCACCAACGATTTCGGTGAGAGAGAAGGTTCTGGGAACGTCGCCCACCGCTCTGTAGGCGTCACATCAACCTCGTATAGGTTCCCATAGGCTGGTTGTCAAATCAATAGGTACGCATGGGATGGTTCGCATGGAAGACACCCGACGTTCGCCTCTCGTCACCCTGCTTGTCATCCTGCTCGCGGGCCAGACGGCGCTCATCGTCGGCATCACGGGCTTTCTCGTGATCGAGCTGCTGCTCGCCGAGGCGCAGTTCCCGCCGACGGCGATCGCGCTCATCGTGCTCGTGCTGCTCGTCGCCGTGTGGCTCGTCGCCATGACCGTGGGCGTGCATCGCGGCCGCGCCTGGACGCGGGGGAGCGTGCTGACCTACCAGTTCCTGCAGCTCGCGATCGGCGTCGGCAGCGTGCAGGGCTTCATCCCGCGCCCCGACATCGGCTGGTGGGTGATCGCGACGGCCGTGCTCGGCCTCGTGCTCATCCTCAGCACGCCCGTCACGCGGTACCTCGACGCGCGCGACTAAGCTGCGCGACGCTCGCGGGGACGCTAGTCGAGGCCGAGCTTCTTGCGCAGGCTCGCGACGTGGCCCGTCGCCTTGACGTTGTAGAGCGCGTGCTCGAGCGTGCCGTCCTCGCCGATGACGAAGGTCGAGCGGATGACTCCCATGACCGTCTTGCCGTACATCGACTTCTCGCCGTAGGTGCCGTACGCATTGTGCACCGTGAGCTCGGGGTCGCTGAGCAGCGGGAAGGGGAGGTGCTCCTCGGCGGCGAACTTCTGCAAGGCATCCGGAGCATCTTTCGACACGCCCAGCACGACGTAGCCGGCCGCCTGCAGCGAGGCCAGGTTGTCGCGGAAGTCGCACGCCTGGGTCGTGCAGCCGGGGGTGCTCGCGGCGGGGTAGAAGTACAGCACGACCTTCTTGCCGGCGTAGTCGGCGAGCGAGACGTGCGCGCCGTCCTTGTCGGGGAGGGTGAACGCGGGGGCCGGGGCTCCGGCTTCGAGGCGGGTCGCTGCCATGGGATGCTCCTCCTGGTCGTGTCGTGTGCTCGACCTGCACAGTGTATGAAGATCCGTCTCGCAACGGCTGAGCGATCGCCGAGTGGAGACCGTGGTCGCGCGGGTGGTAGTGTTTCCTCTCGGCCCGCTCGTCGGGCTGCGCACCTCTAGCTCAATTGGCAGAGCAACTGACTCTTAATCAGTGGGTTCCGGGTTCAAGTCCCGGGGGGTGTACGAACGGCCCCGTTGCTCTCGCCAGCGCGGGGCCTTTCGCATCTCCGGGCGACCGGCGATCGATCGGGACCAAAGTCACGAATCCTCGTGAACCAGGTGCGCAACGGCGTTCGCGCCCGCAGACTGGGGCGGCGCCGCAGTGGCGCGCCACCCCTCGCGAGCGGAGCCACCACCCGTGTTCGAGCAAGATATCGCCCCCGTGTTCGGATCGCTCGCCCTCTCGGCGATCGCCGCCGCGCTGCCCCTCGTGCTGCTGTTCGTGCTGCTCGGGGTGTTCAAGGTTCGGGCGCCGTTCGCCGCTCTCGCCGCGCTCGGGCTCTCGATCGTGCTCGCGATCGTCGGGTGGAACATGCCGCCGGTGCAGGCACTCAGCGCCGCCGGCGCGGGAGTGTTCTACGGGCTCTTCCCGATCCTCTGGATTCTCGTCAACGCTCTCTGGGTCTACCGCCTCACCACGGTGACGCCGTGGTTCGAGGTGTTCGGCCGCACGATCCGATCGGTGAGCGACGATCTGCGCATCCTGTCGATCCTCATCGCGTTCTGCTTCGGGGCGCTGCTCGAATCGCTCGCGGGCTTCGGGGCCCCGGTCGCGATCTCGGCGGCGATGCTGCTCGCGGCGGGCATGGCGCCGCTCAAGGCCGCGCTCGTCTCGCTGCTCGCCAATACGGCGCCCGTCGCGTTCGGGGCGCTCGCCGCACCCGTCATCGCGCTCGCGGGCGTGACGGGGTTGCCGCTGCAGGATCTCGCCTCGATGGCGGGCCGCCAGACGCCGTTCATGGCCCTGCTCGTGCCGCTCATCCTCGTCTTCCTCGTGGATGGCCGCCGCGGCCTGAAGCAGACGTGGCCGGTTGCTCTGGTCGCGGGTTTCGTGTTCGGCCTCGCGCAGTTCATCACGTCGAACTACTTCGCCGTCGAGCTCACCGACGTCGTCGCCGCGGTCGCGACGATCGCGGCCGTGCTGCTCATGCTGCGGGTGTGGCAGCCGGCCGAGCTCGTGGGCATCTCGGGCGCCGTGTCGACGGACTCGGTCGCGGTGCAGCGCCCGCCGGCCCGCGAGGTGCTCATGTCGGTGGCGCCGTACCTCATCATCATGGCCGTCTTCTCGCTCGCGCAGATTCCCGCCCTCAAGCAGGGGCTCGCCGCGCTCAGCCTGACGTTCGCCTGGCCGGGGCTCGATGTCGTCACGGCGGCGGGGGTGCCGGCCGGAGCGCAGCAGTTCCACCTCGACACGCTCGGGGCCACCGGCACCCTGCTGCTGATCTCGGGGCTCATCACCGCGGCGGTCTACCGCATAGTGCCTCGCACGGGCGTCGCCGCCTACGGCGCCACGCTGCACCAGTTGCGCTGGACGATCGTCACCGTCACGGCCGTGCTCGGCCTGTCGTTCGTCATGAACCTCTCGGGCCAAGCGACCTCGCTCGGCGTCGCGCTCGCCTCCGCGGGCGGATTCTTCGTCGTGCTGTCGCCCATCATCGGGTGGATCGGCGTGGCGCTCACGGGGTCGGACACCTCGTCGAACGTGCTCTTCGGCCCCGTGCAGGTGGCGGCCGCCGAGCAGGTGGGCTTGCCGCCCGTGCTCATGGCCGCGGCGAACTCCTCGGCGGGCGTGCTCGGCAAGATGCTCTCGGTGCAGAACCTGGCCGTGGCCGCGGCCGCGGTCGGCATGGTCGGCTCGGAAGGAACGCTGCTGCGCAAGCTGCTGCCCTGGAGCATCGGCCTGCTCGCGCTCATCACCGTGCTGATCGTGCTGCAGTCGATCCCCGCCGCGCTCGGCTGGATGGTGCCCTGACCCCGCCGCGGGGCGGCAGGATGGTGCCGTGAGCATCGACACCTGGCTGATCTTTCTGGTCGCGGCCATCGGCCTCTCGTTCACCCCCGGGCCGAACGGGCTGCTGGCGCTGACCCACGGGGCGATCTACGGCGTGCGCCGCACGGTCTTCACGGTGCTCGGCGGGGCGCTCGGCTTCTTGATCGTGATCGCCGTGTCGATGTTCGGCATCGGCGCCCTGCTGCTCGTCGCGCCCGATGTGCTCACGGTGCTCAAGTGGGTGGGCGGCGCCTACCTGGTGTTCCTCGGCGTGCAGGTGTGGCGGGCTCCCGCCATTGCCGTGGCGGCGAGCGGCGACCGCCCGACCGCCTCCGGCTGGTCGCTGTTCCAGCAGGGACTCCTCGCCGCCGTGACGAATCCCAAGGGCATCCTGTTCTTCGTCGCCTTCCTGCCGCAGTTCATCGACCCGCAGCGCGATCTGGGCGTGCAATTCATCATCATGGCGAGCACGTTCATCGTCATCGAGATCGTGTTCGAGCTCGTCGTGGCGGCGCTGTCGCAGTCGCTGCAGCCGTTGCTCGCCCGCGCCGGCCGCTGGTTCAACCGCGCGACCGGCGGTCTCTTCATCCTGATCGGCGTGCTGCTGCCCTGGCAGCTCTAGGCGGTGCTCGCCGCCTCGCGCGCCGCGAGGCGCGTCCAGGTCTCGACGACCGTGTCGGGGTTGAGCGACATCGACTCGATGCCCTGATCGACGAGCCAATCGGCGAGATCGGGGTGATCGCTCGGCCCCTGCCCGCAGATGCCCACGTACTTGCCCGCCGCGCGGCACGCCTCGATGGCCATCGCGAGCAGCGCGAGCACCGCCGGATCGCGCTCGTCGAACGATGCGGCGACGAGCGCCGAGTCGCGGTCGACCCCGAGGGTGAGCTGCGTCAGATCGTTCGAGCCGATCGAGAAGCCGTCGACGTGCTCGAGGAACGCGGCGGCGGTGAGCGCGTTCGACGGGATCTCGCACATCATGATGATGCGCAGCCCGTTCTCGCCACGACGCAGGCCATTCTCGGCGAGCGCGGCGATGACGGCCTCGAGCTCGGCGACCGTGCGCACGAACGGGATCATGAGCTCGACGTTCGTGAGGCCCATGTCGTCACGCACCCGGCGCATCGCCGCGCACTCGAGGGCGAAGCTGGCGCGGAACTCGGGCGAGGCGTAGCGGGATGCGCCGCGCCAGCCGAGCATGGGGTTCTCCTCGTCCGGCTCGTAGCGCGTGCCGCCGATCAGCCCGGCGTACTCGTTGGTCTTGAAGTCGCTCATGCGCACGATGACGGGTTCGGGCGCGAAGGCCGCGGCGATCATCGAGACACCTTCTGAGACGCGCTGGACGAAGTACTCGCGCGGTGACCCCGAGGTGGCGGTGCGTGCGTCGACGATCGCGCGCAGGTCGTCGGGCAGGGTGTCGCGCTCGAGCAGCGCCCGGGGGTGGATGCCCACTTGCGTGTTGATGATGAACTCGAGCCGCGCGAGGCCGACCCCGCGGTTCGGCAGCTGCGCGAACGAGAACGCCTGGTCGGGCGTGCCGACGTTCATCATGAGCTTCGTCGCGATCGCGGGCATGGCGTCGAGGGCGGTCTCGACCTCGTCGACCTCCAGTCGTCCGCGGTAGACGCGCCCCTCATCCCCTTCCGAGCACGACACGGTGACGTCGGCGCCGTCGACGAGGGTGCCCGTGGCGTCTCCCGTTCCGACGACGGCGGGGATGCCGAGCTCGCGGGCGATGATCGCCGCGTGGCACGTTCGCCCCCCGCGGTTGGTGACGATCGCCGATGCGCGCTTCATGATCGGCTCCCAATCGGGGTCGGTCATGTCGGCGACGAGCACGTCGCCGGGCTGAAAGCGATCCATGTGGGCGATCGAGTCGAGCACGCGCACGGGACCCGCACCGACCTTCTGCCCGATCGCACGGCCTGTGATGAGCACCTCGCTGCGCTCGCGCAGGGTGAACCGGCGCAGCACGGCACCCGCGCGCGAGACGACCGTCTCGGGCCGCGCCTGCAGAATGTAGAGCAGGCCGTCGACCCCGTCGCGTGCCCACTCGATGTCCATCGCGCGCCCGTAGTGCTCCTCGATGGTGAGGGCGTGGCGGGCGAGCTCGTGCACCTCGTCGTCGGTGATCGAGAAGCGGCCGCGGTCGGCGGGGTCGACGTCGGTGAAGACCGTGCTCGTCGTCGTGCTCGCGCCGCCGGCGTAGACCATCTTCACGGCCTTCTCGCCGAGCGACCGCGACAGGATGGCGGGCCGGCCGGCCCGCACGCCGGGCTTGTACACGTAGAACTCGTCGGGGTTCACGGCGCCCTGTACGACCGCTTCGCCGAGCCCGTACGACGAGGTGATGAACACGGCGTCGGTGAACCCCGACTCGGTGTCGACCGTGAACAGCACGCCCGACGCGCCGACGTCGGCGCGCACCATGCGCTGGATTCCCGCCGAGAGCGCGACCTCGTCGTGCGCGAAGCGGTTGTGCACGCGGTAGGCGATCGCGCGATCGTTGAAGAGCGAGGCGAAGACGCTGCGGATCGCCTCAAGCAGGTTGTCGATGCCCGCGATGTTGAGGAAGGTCTCCTGCTGACCGGCGAAAGAGGCGTCGGGCAGGTCTTCGGCCGTTGCGCTCGAGCGCACCGCCCACGAGACACCGTCGGGGTCGGGGTCGTCGCGCACGAGGCGGGTGTAGGCCTCGCGGATCTCGGCCTCGAGGTCGGCCGGGAACGGCTGCTGCTCGATCCAGCCTCGGATCATGGCGCCCGTGCGGGCGAGCTCGGCGACGTCGGTGACATCGAGCGGCATGACGGCCGCCATGATGCGGTCGTAGAGCCCGTCGCCGGCGAGGAAGCGATGGTACGCATCCGCCGTCGTCGCGAAGCCGCCGGGAACCCGCACCCCCTTCTCGGCGAGGGCGCTCACCATCTCGCCGAGCGAGGCGTTCTTGCCGCCCACCTGGCCGATGTCGTCGATGCCGATCTCGGTGAACCACAGAATGCTCGCGCTCATGGCAGTGCTCCTTCCGGCGCGCTCGCAGCGCGCCTGCGCAGGGTGGTGGTGATGACGGCCGCCATCTCTTCCACAGAACGGTCGGTCGAGTCGAGGTGCGGGATGCCGTGGCGCCGGTAGAGGCGCTCGGCCCAGCGCACTTCGCGCGTGCACTGGGCGAGCGATGCGTAGGGGGAACCCGGTCGGCGGGCCTCGCGCACCTGGCTGAGCCGCTGCGGGTTGGCGGTGAGCCCGAACAGGCGGTCGACGTGCGGCCGCAGCGGCTCGGGGAGCTGCTCGGCGGAACCGCTCCCGGCCGCCAGGTCGTCGTCGGTCAGCGGGTAGTTGGCGACGACGACACCGTGCTGCAGGGCGAGGTACATCGAGGTGGGGGTCTTGCCGCAGCGCGACGGAGCGATGAGCACGACCTGCGCCCGGTCGAGCGCGCGCAGGCTCTGGCCGTCATCGTGCTCGATGGCGTACTCGATGGCCCACATGCGCTCGTGGTAGCGGTCGAGGTCGCCGAGGCTGTGCACGGTGCCGCGGCCGGGCTGCGCGCTCGCGCCGAGCGCGGCCTCGACCTCGCGCAGGTGCCCGCCGAGCAGGTCGACGACGATCGCGGGGGCGGCGGCGACGGTCTGGCGCACGGCGAGGTCGCGGATGGTGGTGAACACGAGCGGGGGAGCGCCGGTGGGGGTCGCGGCGATCGTGGCAACGGCCTCGGCCGCCGCGACGGCGTCGTCGACGAACGGAATCGTGTGCCGCGCGAGCGGCACGCCGGGAAAGCTCACGAGCAGTGCGTTGCCGAGCGTCTCGGCGGTGATGGCGGTGCCGTCGGAGACGAAGAACACCGCGCGCGGGGCGGATGCTGCGCTCATGCGACCCCCTCCCCGAGCGCCCCGGCGCCCGCGCTGGGGCACCCCCAGGGTAGGCCTCGCAGGGCCGCGCGCCCAGGGGTCTTTGGTCATGCATCGTGCCCCGCACGACGACGCCCCGCGGTCGACCAAGGTCGACCGCGGGGCGCGGGGATGAAGCGCGTTACCGCACGTACACCGTGCTGAACGGCCCGCGACGGCGCCGCTCGAGCTCGACCGCCGCCGCGCCCGTGAGCGTGAGCAGCAGCGCGAGGCCGATGAGGCCGGCGTTCTCGGCGGGACCGGTCATGGCGAGCGCGGGCTGCGGCCCGTCCATCGAGAGGTAGAGCAGCGTGCCGTCCGTCCCGACCGTGATGTAGGCCACTTCGGTCAGTCGTCCGGAGGGCCCCTGCCCGGTGAGCGTGATCGTGTGCGCTCCCGGCGTGATGTTCTGCGGCAGCGGAACAACCTGCACGAACCGACCGTCCAGGTCGGTCACGCCCTCGGTCACCGTCACGGGCGTCGAGCGCAGCACGAGGTCGTAGGCGGACTCGGGCTCGAGACCGCCACCCGAGACCTGCACATCGCTGCCCGGAAGGTAGTCGCCCACGCCCGCGGCGAGGGAGAGGTCGATGCCGGGGCTCGAGAAGACGGGCGCCTGCACGATGTTGTCGATGTACATGTAGGCACCCGCGGCGCCGCCCCAGCTCTTGTCGTAGCTGCCGGAGACGAAGACGAAGCGGTAGGTGCCGGCGGACGGGATGGCGACCGAGGTCGTCGTCCAGTCCTGCACCTCGCCGGTCGCGTCGATGACCTCGGTCTGCGCGCACGTGCTCGTGTTGAGCAGGTAGCCGAACACGTGGAAGTCGTCGCTGTCGTCGACCGCCTTCCAGTCGAGGCTGATCTGCCGACCGGCCGCCACGGTGAACGGTGCGCTGACGATCGCCGGCCCGTGGATGACGTAGCCGTCGTAGTCGCCCCCGAGATCGCTGTACAGCTCGAGGACCTTGCCCGCGCGACCCACGTCGGCGCCGTCGACGATCGAGATCTCGTACGACTCCTCGTCGAGACCCGCGTAGGCGGGCGTGTCACCGCGCAGGGTCGGGTCGGGGATGGCGCTCTCCGCTACGTCGAAGGCGTTCGACTGGTCGCTGCTCCAATCCCACTCCGCGAGGTAGCTGTAGAGGGCCTCGACCGGGCTGACCGGCGCAGGCTCGTTCTCGGGAGCCGGGTCGCTCGGCGCGGGCTCGCCGGGCGCGGGCTCGGAAGGAGCGGGGTCAGCCGGGGTCGGCTCGCTGGGCGTCGGATCGCTGGGCGTCGGCTCAGACGGCTCCGGGTCGACCGGCGTCGTCTCCTCCGGCTGCGGTGCCGGTTCGGTCTCGGGGGCCGGCTCGGTCTCCGGGCCGGGTTCGCCCTCGCCGGGGTCGGGCACGCTCGAGAACGAGAAGTCGGGCTCGCCGACGGGCGCCATCGCCACC
The sequence above is a segment of the Microcella humidisoli genome. Coding sequences within it:
- a CDS encoding L-lactate permease, with product MFEQDIAPVFGSLALSAIAAALPLVLLFVLLGVFKVRAPFAALAALGLSIVLAIVGWNMPPVQALSAAGAGVFYGLFPILWILVNALWVYRLTTVTPWFEVFGRTIRSVSDDLRILSILIAFCFGALLESLAGFGAPVAISAAMLLAAGMAPLKAALVSLLANTAPVAFGALAAPVIALAGVTGLPLQDLASMAGRQTPFMALLVPLILVFLVDGRRGLKQTWPVALVAGFVFGLAQFITSNYFAVELTDVVAAVATIAAVLLMLRVWQPAELVGISGAVSTDSVAVQRPPAREVLMSVAPYLIIMAVFSLAQIPALKQGLAALSLTFAWPGLDVVTAAGVPAGAQQFHLDTLGATGTLLLISGLITAAVYRIVPRTGVAAYGATLHQLRWTIVTVTAVLGLSFVMNLSGQATSLGVALASAGGFFVVLSPIIGWIGVALTGSDTSSNVLFGPVQVAAAEQVGLPPVLMAAANSSAGVLGKMLSVQNLAVAAAAVGMVGSEGTLLRKLLPWSIGLLALITVLIVLQSIPAALGWMVP
- a CDS encoding LysE family translocator — protein: MSIDTWLIFLVAAIGLSFTPGPNGLLALTHGAIYGVRRTVFTVLGGALGFLIVIAVSMFGIGALLLVAPDVLTVLKWVGGAYLVFLGVQVWRAPAIAVAASGDRPTASGWSLFQQGLLAAVTNPKGILFFVAFLPQFIDPQRDLGVQFIIMASTFIVIEIVFELVVAALSQSLQPLLARAGRWFNRATGGLFILIGVLLPWQL
- the ppsA gene encoding phosphoenolpyruvate synthase encodes the protein MSASILWFTEIGIDDIGQVGGKNASLGEMVSALAEKGVRVPGGFATTADAYHRFLAGDGLYDRIMAAVMPLDVTDVAELARTGAMIRGWIEQQPFPADLEAEIREAYTRLVRDDPDPDGVSWAVRSSATAEDLPDASFAGQQETFLNIAGIDNLLEAIRSVFASLFNDRAIAYRVHNRFAHDEVALSAGIQRMVRADVGASGVLFTVDTESGFTDAVFITSSYGLGEAVVQGAVNPDEFYVYKPGVRAGRPAILSRSLGEKAVKMVYAGGASTTTSTVFTDVDPADRGRFSITDDEVHELARHALTIEEHYGRAMDIEWARDGVDGLLYILQARPETVVSRAGAVLRRFTLRERSEVLITGRAIGQKVGAGPVRVLDSIAHMDRFQPGDVLVADMTDPDWEPIMKRASAIVTNRGGRTCHAAIIARELGIPAVVGTGDATGTLVDGADVTVSCSEGDEGRVYRGRLEVDEVETALDAMPAIATKLMMNVGTPDQAFSFAQLPNRGVGLARLEFIINTQVGIHPRALLERDTLPDDLRAIVDARTATSGSPREYFVQRVSEGVSMIAAAFAPEPVIVRMSDFKTNEYAGLIGGTRYEPDEENPMLGWRGASRYASPEFRASFALECAAMRRVRDDMGLTNVELMIPFVRTVAELEAVIAALAENGLRRGENGLRIIMMCEIPSNALTAAAFLEHVDGFSIGSNDLTQLTLGVDRDSALVAASFDERDPAVLALLAMAIEACRAAGKYVGICGQGPSDHPDLADWLVDQGIESMSLNPDTVVETWTRLAAREAASTA
- the ppsR gene encoding pyruvate, phosphate dikinase/phosphoenolpyruvate synthase regulator, which translates into the protein MSAASAPRAVFFVSDGTAITAETLGNALLVSFPGVPLARHTIPFVDDAVAAAEAVATIAATPTGAPPLVFTTIRDLAVRQTVAAAPAIVVDLLGGHLREVEAALGASAQPGRGTVHSLGDLDRYHERMWAIEYAIEHDDGQSLRALDRAQVVLIAPSRCGKTPTSMYLALQHGVVVANYPLTDDDLAAGSGSAEQLPEPLRPHVDRLFGLTANPQRLSQVREARRPGSPYASLAQCTREVRWAERLYRRHGIPHLDSTDRSVEEMAAVITTTLRRRAASAPEGALP